A region from the Bacillota bacterium genome encodes:
- the folB gene encoding dihydroneopterin aldolase — protein sequence MSDKLSLKGMVLYGYHGAFAAEKELGQKFEVDVEMFTDLSAAAQADDLELSINYVDVYTIVKDIVEEREFSLIEAMAEAIAQEILSAYDLRKITVRVRKPHAAVGGVLDYVEVEITRGKAGHDLE from the coding sequence ATGAGCGATAAACTATCTCTTAAAGGCATGGTGTTGTACGGTTATCATGGCGCCTTTGCAGCCGAAAAGGAACTCGGGCAGAAGTTTGAAGTGGATGTTGAGATGTTCACAGACCTCTCGGCAGCAGCCCAGGCGGACGATCTTGAACTCAGCATCAATTATGTGGATGTTTATACGATCGTAAAGGATATCGTCGAGGAGCGCGAGTTTAGCCTGATTGAGGCCATGGCGGAGGCTATTGCCCAGGAAATACTGTCGGCGTATGATCTCAGGAAGATAACGGTCAGGGTTCGCAAGCCCCACGCCGCGGTCGGTGGGGTCCTGGATTACGTTGAGGTGGAGATCACCCGCGGGAAGGCAGGCCATGATTTGGAATAA
- the folP gene encoding dihydropteroate synthase, producing MREISGITGVDNSNKVNDKGRVIARILRLDDQRSLAGEMRKMGVSPDGVGIMAPKGVHRIVKLTGVPLKAAILLKQEMLAKGGEAAVSWDVACLNVHTTDVLLMGTLRQYQLVLDTLRSQPFGLPSIADEIEEALEASTCSSRCEPAELRGGRYTLRFGAKTHIMGILNVTPDSFSDGGRWLDADRAVARARELVEDGADIIDVGGESTRPGSDPVPEEEEIARVIPVVERLVREVPVPVSVDTCKAGVARRALEAGAHIINDISALRFDPELGRLVAKYDVPVVLMHMQGMPKYMQANPHYDDVISEIYAFFRERIAKALEFGVKCENIIIDPGIGFGKTTAHNLEILRRLDEFKGLGQPILVGTSRKSFIGNVLGLPVDQRVEGTAATVALAIARGADIVRVHDVREMTRVARMADAILREEERDER from the coding sequence ATGAGAGAGATTAGTGGAATAACCGGCGTAGACAATAGCAATAAGGTGAACGATAAGGGAAGGGTCATCGCACGAATCCTCAGGCTTGATGACCAGCGCTCCCTGGCGGGCGAGATGAGGAAGATGGGGGTTTCGCCTGATGGCGTTGGTATTATGGCCCCGAAGGGTGTTCACCGGATAGTGAAGCTCACGGGGGTTCCCCTGAAGGCTGCCATCCTGCTCAAGCAGGAGATGCTTGCGAAGGGCGGGGAGGCTGCGGTGTCGTGGGATGTGGCGTGCTTGAATGTCCACACGACTGACGTGCTTCTCATGGGCACGCTGCGCCAGTACCAGCTCGTCCTGGACACCCTGAGGAGCCAACCTTTCGGCCTCCCTTCCATCGCGGATGAAATTGAGGAAGCGCTGGAGGCCTCGACCTGCAGCTCGAGGTGCGAACCAGCCGAATTGAGGGGTGGTAGGTATACGCTGCGTTTTGGGGCGAAGACCCATATTATGGGGATCCTGAATGTCACGCCGGATTCCTTCTCCGATGGTGGGAGGTGGCTCGACGCGGACCGGGCGGTGGCCCGCGCCAGGGAGCTGGTGGAAGATGGGGCGGATATTATCGATGTGGGTGGCGAATCCACTCGTCCCGGCTCCGACCCCGTTCCCGAAGAGGAAGAGATCGCGAGGGTCATCCCTGTAGTCGAGAGGCTTGTGAGGGAGGTCCCGGTGCCAGTATCCGTTGACACCTGCAAGGCCGGGGTTGCCAGGCGCGCTCTGGAGGCAGGTGCGCATATAATAAATGATATCAGTGCCTTGAGATTTGACCCCGAGCTCGGCAGGCTTGTGGCGAAGTATGATGTCCCGGTCGTCCTGATGCACATGCAGGGTATGCCCAAATACATGCAGGCGAATCCTCATTATGATGATGTGATATCGGAAATATATGCTTTTTTCCGTGAACGCATCGCAAAGGCGCTCGAGTTCGGAGTGAAATGTGAGAACATAATTATCGACCCGGGAATCGGTTTCGGGAAGACCACAGCGCATAATCTCGAGATCCTGCGCCGGCTCGACGAATTCAAGGGCCTCGGGCAGCCGATTCTCGTTGGCACGTCGCGGAAATCCTTCATCGGCAACGTACTCGGGCTCCCGGTCGATCAGAGGGTCGAGGGGACAGCGGCCACGGTGGCCCTGGCTATCGCCAGGGGAGCTGATATTGTGCGGGTTCATGATGTCCGGGAGATGACACGGGTTGCTCGTATGGCTGATGCCATACTTAGAGAGGAGGAAAGAGATGAGCGATAA
- a CDS encoding ECF transporter S component, whose translation MRTRELVWGAILTALSLLIPLTFGGVLGIVIPPFSATLTSHVPVMISMLFGPWVAVMVGLGSAFGFLVKLGPVIAARAAMHAVFGLVGAVAIRRGMSFWQALLLTLPVHATAEALIVLLFGFTLAKAGIVVGLGTALHHIADGLIALAIAKAAGIAMRRNGRAYAH comes from the coding sequence ATGAGGACCAGGGAACTCGTGTGGGGCGCGATCTTGACTGCACTATCTCTCTTGATTCCTCTCACATTCGGGGGTGTGTTGGGCATCGTCATCCCGCCTTTCTCGGCCACCCTTACTTCGCATGTACCAGTCATGATTTCGATGCTCTTCGGTCCCTGGGTTGCAGTGATGGTCGGGCTGGGTTCGGCTTTCGGATTCCTAGTTAAGCTCGGCCCCGTGATCGCGGCCCGGGCAGCCATGCATGCGGTATTTGGCCTCGTCGGGGCGGTTGCGATAAGGCGAGGCATGTCTTTCTGGCAAGCCCTCTTGCTCACCCTGCCGGTACATGCTACAGCGGAGGCGCTCATCGTTCTGCTGTTCGGGTTTACCCTTGCAAAGGCCGGGATCGTCGTGGGCCTGGGCACTGCCCTGCACCACATCGCTGACGGCCTGATAGCGCTTGCGATAGCGAAGGCCGCAGGTATAGCCATGCGGCGCAATGGCAGAGCCTATGCTCACTGA
- the ftcD gene encoding glutamate formimidoyltransferase: protein MPDGIPGGLVECVPNFSEGRRRAIVEQIVAAVDSVDGVKLLDCSMDADHNRSVLTFAGGAGAVCEAAFRAVAAAARLINMEDHTGEHPRIGAADVVPLVPLRGTTMQACVEMARRLGQRIAGELGIPVYLYGEAAVRPERRNLANIRRGQYEGLKESIASPERWPDFGPPRLHPTAGATAVGARDFLIAYNVNLGTSDVSIAKKIAKRIREKDGGLRHVRALGIMLHDRQVAQVTMNLLNFRETSIHEVFNLVKAEAERYGIPVIGSEIIGLVPLDALLDVASRYLGLEGLEGHRGSVRDRVLEARLWDI, encoded by the coding sequence ATGCCGGACGGTATACCGGGCGGCCTGGTGGAGTGCGTTCCGAATTTTAGCGAGGGGCGGCGAAGGGCTATCGTGGAGCAGATAGTCGCCGCCGTAGATTCGGTGGATGGCGTGAAGTTGCTTGATTGCTCCATGGATGCCGATCATAACCGTTCCGTTCTCACTTTTGCCGGGGGTGCCGGCGCCGTTTGCGAGGCAGCGTTTCGCGCCGTTGCTGCTGCGGCGCGCCTTATAAACATGGAGGATCACACAGGCGAGCACCCGCGGATAGGCGCCGCTGATGTGGTGCCGCTCGTGCCCCTCCGGGGGACAACTATGCAGGCATGCGTTGAAATGGCGCGGAGGCTCGGGCAGAGGATCGCGGGTGAGCTCGGCATACCTGTATATCTTTATGGGGAGGCCGCGGTCCGGCCGGAGCGGCGGAACCTCGCGAACATCCGGAGAGGCCAGTACGAGGGCCTCAAGGAGTCCATCGCCAGTCCTGAGCGGTGGCCGGACTTTGGCCCGCCGAGGCTTCACCCGACGGCGGGGGCTACGGCTGTAGGGGCGCGTGATTTCCTCATCGCCTACAATGTAAATCTCGGCACGAGTGACGTGTCTATTGCGAAAAAGATAGCGAAGAGGATCAGGGAGAAAGATGGTGGGCTCAGGCATGTGAGGGCCCTGGGTATCATGCTCCACGACCGCCAGGTCGCCCAGGTCACCATGAACCTGCTGAACTTCCGCGAGACTTCAATACATGAGGTTTTCAACCTCGTCAAGGCCGAGGCGGAGCGCTACGGCATTCCTGTAATCGGGAGCGAGATAATCGGGCTCGTGCCGCTTGACGCCCTCCTGGATGTTGCGTCCCGTTATCTGGGGCTTGAAGGCCTTGAGGGTCACAGGGGTTCAGTGAGGGATCGCGTTCTCGAGGCCCGATTGTGGGATATATAA
- a CDS encoding transcription repressor NadR, with protein sequence MVPLTGERRRKELLEVLRKRRAPVTGSELAGMLSVSRQVIVQDIAILRAEGVDLVATPRGYILAEAAAGRIPTRVMACRHSGVEELRDELLTIVGLGGRVVDVVVEHPLYGELRGMLMIESADDVEGFVRTLSEKEAKPLSVLTEGIHLHTIQAASEAALDNIERALGAKGYLFEKT encoded by the coding sequence ATGGTCCCACTAACAGGGGAGAGGCGGCGTAAGGAGCTGCTAGAGGTACTGAGAAAGCGCAGGGCGCCGGTCACCGGCAGCGAGCTCGCTGGGATGCTCTCAGTGAGCAGGCAGGTCATAGTGCAGGATATTGCCATCCTGAGGGCGGAAGGCGTGGACCTGGTCGCGACTCCGCGGGGGTATATACTGGCTGAGGCCGCGGCCGGTCGCATTCCTACTCGCGTTATGGCGTGCAGGCATAGTGGAGTAGAGGAGCTCAGAGATGAGCTCCTCACCATTGTCGGGCTCGGCGGGAGGGTAGTCGACGTGGTCGTGGAGCATCCCCTCTACGGTGAGCTACGCGGCATGCTCATGATAGAATCGGCAGACGATGTGGAGGGGTTTGTACGCACGCTTTCCGAAAAGGAGGCGAAGCCCCTTTCAGTGCTAACCGAGGGTATTCACCTTCACACGATCCAGGCAGCAAGCGAAGCGGCCCTCGATAACATCGAGCGCGCCCTTGGGGCGAAGGGTTACCTCTTCGAGAAAACCTGA
- a CDS encoding ATP-dependent metallopeptidase FtsH/Yme1/Tma family protein, whose translation MQLLRPDERALGQAPAWLPGFRLASVCLALSGFSLVVFTRVVCYNYVRWRIVYNSTGGAICLEYLACARSLAYSGPNLEPDVGSLVWDLKEEFFLNRALKTLGLWLLLGLITVSIASNFYGPRHEPEKMSLSQFMEYWEAGRVKEIHIIGEHIVTGTLKDGTSFQTYAPDITLITDKLKEQPGVARQIQVTAEPAPTPPWWMSILPQLIFTLFLVGLWLFVLNQMQGGGSRAMSFGKSKARLHVEDKGKTTFADVAGVDEAKEELAEVVEFLKHPKKFAEVGAKIPKGILLVGPPGTGKTLLGRAVAGEAGVPFFIISGSDFVEMFVGVGAARVRDLFDQAKKNAPCIVFIDEIDAVGRQRGAGLGGGHDEREQTLNQLLVEMDGFEPNTGIIILAATNRPDVLDPALLRPGRFDRQIVVDMPDLVGREAILRVHARGKPLGPDVDLKVLARRTPGFTGADLENLLNEAALLAARRGKKKVMMIECEEAIDRVIAGPERKSRVMSERERNIVAYHESGHALVGKLMPHANPVHKVSIIPRGRAGGYTLMLPEEDRYFLTRSELLDEVTVLMAGRVAEEIVLGEISTGAQNDLEKATKLVRKMITEYGMSERLGPLTLGGRHEDTIFLGRDIARERNYSEEVAAEIDEEIHSIVTRCYETAKSILTANRDKLEHIARVLKEKETIEGEELEALLNEMAALAGDAKGVAASSKEAGRAAASEVETAKDAQHPGQQATGATGKGERRPSLLAQNPGTA comes from the coding sequence ATGCAGCTATTAAGGCCAGACGAGCGAGCCCTGGGGCAGGCGCCAGCCTGGCTTCCTGGCTTCCGTCTGGCATCTGTCTGTCTGGCTTTATCTGGCTTCAGCTTGGTTGTATTCACCAGGGTGGTATGCTATAATTACGTACGCTGGAGGATTGTATATAATAGCACAGGTGGGGCTATTTGCTTAGAATATCTTGCTTGCGCAAGATCGCTTGCCTACTCGGGACCTAACTTGGAGCCTGATGTAGGGTCTCTAGTGTGGGATCTAAAGGAGGAATTCTTTTTGAATAGAGCTTTGAAGACGCTAGGGCTCTGGCTTTTACTGGGCCTCATTACTGTTTCTATAGCGAGTAATTTCTACGGGCCCAGGCATGAGCCTGAGAAGATGAGCCTGAGCCAATTCATGGAATACTGGGAGGCCGGCAGGGTAAAGGAGATTCATATAATCGGCGAGCACATCGTGACCGGGACGCTTAAGGATGGCACGAGCTTTCAAACGTATGCGCCGGATATAACCCTGATAACTGATAAGCTCAAGGAACAACCCGGGGTGGCGCGCCAGATTCAGGTTACAGCCGAGCCTGCGCCGACGCCGCCCTGGTGGATGTCCATCCTGCCACAGTTGATATTTACCCTCTTCCTCGTGGGGCTCTGGCTCTTTGTGCTTAACCAGATGCAGGGCGGGGGAAGCCGTGCCATGTCCTTCGGGAAGAGCAAGGCGAGGCTTCACGTCGAGGATAAGGGCAAGACGACCTTCGCCGACGTAGCGGGCGTGGATGAGGCCAAAGAAGAGCTCGCGGAGGTAGTTGAGTTCCTGAAACACCCGAAGAAGTTCGCGGAGGTCGGGGCGAAGATCCCTAAAGGCATATTGCTGGTGGGTCCGCCTGGCACGGGCAAGACGCTGCTGGGAAGGGCGGTAGCCGGAGAGGCCGGTGTGCCTTTCTTTATCATCAGCGGCTCTGATTTTGTCGAGATGTTCGTAGGCGTAGGCGCCGCGCGCGTCAGGGATCTCTTCGACCAGGCCAAGAAGAACGCCCCCTGTATCGTCTTCATAGACGAAATCGATGCTGTCGGCAGGCAGCGCGGTGCCGGCCTCGGCGGTGGTCATGACGAAAGGGAGCAGACGCTAAACCAGCTGCTCGTAGAGATGGATGGTTTCGAGCCCAATACGGGCATAATCATCCTGGCCGCCACTAACCGCCCGGATGTGCTGGATCCCGCGCTTCTCAGGCCGGGACGTTTCGACCGGCAGATTGTGGTAGATATGCCGGACCTGGTGGGGCGTGAGGCCATTTTGAGGGTGCATGCCAGGGGGAAGCCCCTCGGTCCCGATGTTGACCTCAAGGTGCTAGCGCGCAGGACGCCGGGCTTCACAGGGGCGGATCTCGAGAACCTGCTAAACGAGGCAGCGCTCCTTGCTGCGCGTCGCGGCAAGAAGAAGGTAATGATGATCGAGTGCGAGGAGGCCATCGACCGGGTGATAGCCGGCCCTGAGCGGAAGAGCAGGGTGATGAGCGAGCGGGAAAGGAATATAGTGGCCTATCACGAAAGCGGCCATGCCCTTGTAGGCAAGCTCATGCCCCATGCAAACCCTGTCCACAAGGTATCCATAATCCCCAGGGGGCGGGCCGGCGGCTATACATTGATGTTGCCCGAGGAGGACCGCTACTTCCTGACGCGTTCGGAGCTGCTTGACGAGGTTACCGTGCTTATGGCGGGCCGGGTTGCCGAGGAGATAGTCCTGGGCGAGATAAGCACAGGGGCCCAGAACGACCTCGAGAAGGCAACAAAGCTGGTCCGCAAGATGATCACCGAATACGGGATGAGCGAGAGGCTTGGCCCTCTTACGCTCGGCGGGAGGCACGAAGATACCATCTTCCTCGGCCGCGATATCGCAAGGGAAAGGAATTATAGCGAGGAGGTCGCAGCCGAGATCGACGAGGAGATCCATTCCATTGTAACCAGGTGCTACGAGACTGCGAAGAGTATTCTCACGGCGAATAGAGATAAGCTTGAGCATATCGCCAGGGTCTTGAAAGAGAAGGAAACGATAGAAGGAGAGGAGCTCGAGGCGTTGTTAAATGAGATGGCTGCCCTTGCCGGTGATGCCAAGGGCGTGGCGGCCAGCTCAAAGGAGGCTGGGCGCGCGGCCGCATCGGAAGTCGAGACGGCGAAGGATGCGCAGCACCCCGGCCAGCAAGCCACCGGGGCAACGGGCAAGGGCGAGCGGAGGCCTTCGCTCCTTGCTCAGAATCCAGGTACCGCTTGA
- the tilS gene encoding tRNA lysidine(34) synthetase TilS, which produces MIMIDVDTIRVVIEDYRMLEQNDRVVVGLSGGPDSVALLHILYSFAGEYRLILHVAHLNHMFRGNEAEEDARFVKEFADSLGLPCIVESYDVPAYLRRTGRSPQEGAREVRYDFYRRVARDVGANKVALGHNADDQVETILMRLFRGSGLTGLTAIPPVRAEGDITYIRPLIRASRSEIAAYCEANNLATRLDASNVKPKYLRNKIRLELIPLLEREYNSRIREALLRTADILRLDSDYIEGMAAAAFQDALFDWTEDSVILDCGALFRQHGAIQGRIIRQAVARLRGGEVKDIESEHIHSVLAMARRGVSGASLDMPGGIMAEYEYGKLRLRIETRGAAPLPERPVVPERVLVIPGVTRIPELSCEIEARVLDIGEMPLPREGRKRARGYRVCLEEFLDSDAIPGPLVVRTRRHGDRFRPLGMDGTKKLKEFFIDLKIPRGRRDRIPLIVAGDEIIWVIGYRIGERFKVTGATRKVLHLVARYSDEAAKA; this is translated from the coding sequence TTGATTATGATTGATGTTGATACGATCAGAGTGGTTATAGAAGACTACCGGATGCTCGAACAGAACGATCGCGTCGTCGTTGGCCTATCGGGAGGGCCCGACTCTGTGGCTCTCCTGCATATTCTATATAGCTTTGCCGGAGAGTACAGGCTGATTCTGCATGTCGCCCACCTGAACCACATGTTCAGGGGGAATGAGGCGGAGGAGGATGCCAGGTTCGTCAAGGAATTCGCCGATAGCCTGGGGCTTCCCTGCATTGTCGAGTCATATGACGTTCCGGCCTATCTCAGGAGGACGGGACGCTCACCCCAGGAGGGCGCGCGAGAGGTCCGCTATGACTTCTACAGGCGTGTCGCCCGGGATGTAGGGGCGAATAAGGTTGCGCTTGGTCATAATGCGGATGACCAGGTTGAAACCATCCTGATGCGGCTCTTCAGAGGTTCGGGGCTTACGGGCCTGACGGCTATACCGCCCGTCAGGGCCGAGGGCGATATAACCTACATCAGGCCGCTCATCAGGGCCAGTCGCTCGGAGATCGCGGCATATTGTGAGGCGAATAACCTTGCCACCAGGCTCGATGCCTCAAATGTGAAACCCAAGTATCTCCGGAACAAGATAAGGCTTGAGCTGATACCACTGCTGGAGCGAGAATATAACAGCCGCATTCGCGAGGCCCTCCTAAGGACGGCCGATATCCTGCGCCTGGACTCGGATTATATCGAGGGAATGGCCGCCGCGGCCTTCCAGGATGCGCTCTTTGATTGGACGGAGGATAGTGTGATCCTGGATTGTGGTGCGTTGTTTCGGCAGCACGGGGCCATTCAGGGAAGGATCATCCGTCAGGCCGTAGCTAGGCTCAGGGGCGGCGAGGTGAAGGATATAGAGTCCGAGCACATTCATTCGGTCCTTGCCATGGCGAGACGGGGCGTTTCCGGGGCGAGCCTCGACATGCCTGGTGGCATCATGGCTGAATATGAATACGGTAAGCTGAGGCTCCGTATTGAGACCAGGGGGGCCGCGCCCCTGCCGGAACGCCCTGTTGTGCCCGAGCGCGTCCTTGTGATCCCCGGGGTCACCCGTATCCCCGAGCTAAGCTGCGAGATCGAGGCGAGGGTGCTGGATATCGGGGAAATGCCCCTGCCGCGGGAGGGGAGGAAGCGCGCCAGAGGTTATCGAGTCTGTCTCGAGGAATTCCTCGATTCCGACGCGATTCCCGGTCCCCTGGTCGTAAGGACCCGCCGCCACGGCGACAGGTTCAGGCCGCTGGGCATGGATGGGACCAAGAAGTTGAAGGAGTTTTTCATAGACCTCAAGATCCCGAGGGGGCGCCGGGATCGCATCCCCCTTATTGTGGCGGGTGATGAGATAATCTGGGTTATCGGTTACCGAATTGGCGAGCGTTTTAAGGTTACTGGGGCCACTAGGAAGGTTCTTCACCTGGTGGCGCGATATAGCGACGAGGCGGCAAAGGCATAA
- the spoIIE gene encoding stage II sporulation protein E, with translation MSRNRLAIILIGAILGRAFLFNSISPFGIAYVGAVGAAQGALAIWSLFGVMIGVLSRKPTFRWFDPGALGYLVILVLVYLISHWLYTRAVTSRWSVGAAVGGATIAAGLIARAGLRPGEKGMILVAFEAGLAGIIASGLFQGRSVYVDRHAAGRPEALVLLLAGLVAGLAGIQVGRFSVGNIIGGACVAGLALLGGAGPGAAGGAMIGLVCAMSMSQGRMLPLAGAYAFGGLIAGLCRDYGKAGVAAGFALGGAMLAFQVISGPAVPVFIAENFLASLLFLIMPGGALPSIKNMVPVARPVRNRDVACARRLQKQISKKLGDFSRIFEELASNLDHMPQANPARDRAEAITLIHMIMSLCCSNCISYYNCWAKNFYKTYRDLLDLVALAELKGDVGIDDLSGRIGKWCIQTSRLVETVNKLLQNYSVDRHWMRKLAESRLMVSGQLRGISDMMRGLAAELAASIEFDVGMEDLIARRLAEVGLPADEVSVIRSKERKYLDIIISKHACGSAEECRRAMAPIVSAMVGQPLIVWGANCDARKGRPVCEFHLTPARNLRVTVAVTRVARDHGGVSGDAYSTRELSDGRFAIVLSDGMGVGPQAAAESTTAVSMLERLIEAGFDHEFSVKTVNSILLLRSPGETFATVDLAVLDLFTGDTEFIKIGSSPSFVKRGEEIITVRSSSLPAGIFSAIDVEGSRKRLVDGDILIMVSDGVIDSRVDPGGKDEWFVRMLKRIDSDDPHYIARVIVEKARENTGGRLFDDMTVIVARVDRQGRGRSSMPHAASSKTGARLKAGAI, from the coding sequence GTGAGCCGCAACAGGCTTGCAATCATTCTCATAGGGGCTATCCTGGGTAGGGCTTTCTTATTTAACTCCATATCGCCGTTTGGGATCGCATACGTCGGGGCTGTTGGTGCGGCGCAGGGGGCTCTTGCGATCTGGTCGCTCTTCGGCGTGATGATCGGAGTCCTGAGCCGGAAGCCCACTTTCAGATGGTTCGATCCAGGTGCGCTCGGTTACCTCGTTATCCTGGTCCTCGTCTATCTTATATCGCATTGGCTTTATACCAGGGCTGTAACGTCCCGGTGGAGCGTGGGCGCCGCTGTCGGTGGGGCGACTATCGCAGCCGGGCTTATCGCCCGTGCTGGCCTGAGACCTGGGGAGAAAGGCATGATCCTGGTGGCCTTCGAGGCTGGCCTTGCTGGCATCATCGCCTCTGGCCTATTTCAGGGCCGCAGCGTCTATGTCGACAGGCATGCGGCTGGGAGGCCGGAAGCCCTGGTGTTGCTTCTTGCAGGCCTGGTGGCTGGTCTTGCCGGCATCCAGGTAGGGAGATTCTCTGTTGGTAATATCATAGGTGGGGCCTGCGTGGCCGGGCTCGCGCTCCTGGGCGGGGCAGGACCCGGTGCGGCAGGTGGCGCAATGATAGGTCTTGTATGTGCCATGTCCATGTCGCAGGGGAGGATGCTTCCTCTCGCTGGCGCCTATGCATTCGGGGGTCTCATCGCCGGGCTGTGCCGGGATTATGGGAAGGCCGGGGTTGCGGCGGGATTTGCACTTGGAGGGGCGATGCTCGCTTTTCAGGTAATAAGCGGGCCTGCCGTTCCGGTCTTTATAGCGGAGAATTTCCTGGCCTCGCTCCTCTTCCTGATCATGCCAGGAGGGGCGCTTCCCTCCATAAAGAATATGGTGCCGGTAGCGCGGCCGGTACGGAACCGCGATGTGGCCTGCGCCAGGAGGCTCCAGAAGCAGATATCGAAGAAGCTGGGAGATTTTTCGAGAATATTTGAGGAGCTGGCTTCAAATCTCGATCACATGCCACAGGCGAACCCCGCCAGGGACAGGGCCGAGGCCATCACGCTCATCCATATGATAATGTCTCTTTGCTGTAGTAACTGCATTTCTTACTATAACTGCTGGGCCAAGAATTTCTACAAGACTTACAGGGATCTCCTGGACCTGGTAGCGCTCGCTGAATTGAAGGGGGATGTAGGCATCGATGACCTTTCCGGCCGGATTGGGAAATGGTGCATTCAGACGAGTCGGCTTGTGGAGACGGTCAACAAACTCCTGCAAAACTACTCGGTGGACCGCCACTGGATGAGGAAGCTCGCCGAAAGCAGGCTGATGGTATCGGGGCAATTGAGGGGAATCTCCGATATGATGCGAGGCCTTGCAGCGGAGCTCGCCGCCAGTATCGAATTCGATGTAGGCATGGAGGATTTGATTGCAAGGCGCCTTGCGGAAGTGGGCTTGCCGGCGGATGAGGTGAGCGTGATACGGTCGAAGGAGAGGAAATATCTGGATATCATTATATCCAAGCATGCGTGCGGTAGTGCGGAAGAATGCAGGAGGGCGATGGCTCCTATTGTATCGGCGATGGTCGGACAGCCGCTTATCGTATGGGGGGCCAACTGTGACGCCAGAAAGGGCCGGCCTGTGTGTGAATTTCACCTGACACCGGCCAGAAACCTCCGTGTTACCGTCGCTGTGACCAGGGTGGCAAGGGATCATGGCGGCGTTTCAGGGGATGCATACTCCACGAGGGAGCTCAGCGACGGCAGGTTTGCTATCGTTTTAAGCGATGGGATGGGTGTCGGACCTCAGGCGGCTGCCGAAAGCACCACGGCGGTCTCTATGTTAGAACGCCTGATTGAGGCCGGTTTTGATCATGAGTTTTCAGTCAAGACTGTAAATTCTATCCTGCTCTTGCGGTCCCCCGGCGAGACATTCGCCACCGTCGACCTTGCTGTTCTCGATCTCTTTACGGGGGATACGGAATTTATAAAGATAGGATCCTCGCCAAGCTTTGTGAAGCGCGGCGAGGAGATCATAACAGTGCGGTCATCGTCCCTGCCTGCGGGCATCTTCAGCGCCATAGATGTCGAGGGATCTCGGAAACGCCTTGTTGATGGGGATATTCTCATAATGGTAAGCGACGGGGTTATTGATTCCAGGGTGGATCCAGGGGGGAAGGATGAATGGTTTGTCCGGATGCTCAAGCGGATCGATAGTGACGATCCTCATTATATCGCGCGAGTAATCGTGGAGAAGGCGAGGGAGAATACTGGCGGCAGGTTGTTTGATGACATGACGGTTATTGTCGCCAGGGTGGACAGGCAAGGGCGTGGCAGGAGTTCTATGCCTCATGCTGCAAGCTCTAAAACGGGTGCACGGCTGAAAGCGGGCGCGATCTAA